ACGTCGCGGTCGAGGCCGGCGCCGGCCTGTGGGCCTTCCTGCTGCTCACCGACGGGCGCGGGGTCAGCGCCACGATCGCCGGCCTCTGCGTGTCGCTCTACTGGGGCATGCTGTTCGTCGGCCGGGTGGTGCAGGGCGTGGCGTCCGAGCGGATCAACCCCAAGAAGATCCTGGTCGGCAGCCTGTTCGGGATGGCGGCCGGCGCCCTGTTGGTGGCGCTGCCGCTGCACGCCTCGGTCACCGTCTTCGGCCTGGCTGTGATCGGCTTCGCCGCGGCGCCGGTCTTCCCCCTGCTCACCCTGACCACCGCCGACCGGGTCGGTCAGGCGCACGCCGACCGCACGATCGGCATGCAGATCGGCGGCGCGGGCCTCGGCGGCTCGCTCATCCCGGCCGGCATCGGCCTGTTGCTGGGCCACTTCGGGGCCGGCGCCCTGGGCACCTGCCTGCTGATCCTGTCGGTGCTTCTGATCGTCTTCTACGGAGCGGCTATCCGGACCCGCGCGGCCTAGCGATCTTGTGACGCAAACCCGACCGCTGTCCAATGGACGACCGTTGATGCCCGGGCGGGTTTCTATCGTCCGGTCGTGACCCTTCTGCACACCTCGACCGACCAGGCGTGGGTACGCGCGGTCGCGGCCGAGGTCAGCGCGTTGCGCGGCCGCCCCCTGGTCGACGCGACCATCGCGGCCGTCGGCGGCCGGCTCGGTACTGACCTGGCCACCTACGCCGAGCTGGACCTGGCCACGCTGCGAATGCCGGCCGTCGCCAGCGACCGGCCGGTCGACCGGATGGCGGTCCGGCGGATGCACGACCGGGTCACCACGCACCCGCTGTTCGCGGCCACGGTGCGCGGGTCGCACCCCTATCCCGGGCCGCCGCTCCAGGTCACCGACGTGCTGCCGGAGCGGCGGTGGCGGCAACACGAGGTCTACCGCGAAGTCGTGCGCCCGCAGGGCATCGGCGTGCACACCGTGGCGCTGGTGGTGGGCTCGCCGCCGGTGCTGCGCTTCTATCAGTTCAACCGCGACCGCGAGTTCGACGGCCGCGAGATGGACCTGCTGGAACGCCTCCAGCCCGCGCTGATCGCGCTGCACCGGCGGGCCACGACCGCGCTCGGCCCGCCGTTGACCGAGCGCGAGGTCGAGGTCGTCCGGGGCATCGCCGACGGGCTGACCGTGCCGGCCACCGCGCGCCGGCTGGGCCTCGCGCCCGGCACGGTCCGCAAGCACCTGGAGAACGTGCACCGCAAGCTGGGCACCTCCGGGCCGGTCGCCACCGTCATGAAGGCGGTCGAACTCGGCATCGTGGAGGTGCCCGGCCAGCGGGGTTAGCTGAACGCGCAGGGCAGCGGCCGGCCCTGGCACGCCTGGATCAACGAACCGACCTCGACCTCACCGATCCGGCCGCGCTCGAGGACCACCTCGACCGTCACCGTGGTGTCGATGAGCGGCAGGTCCACGACGATGTCCGCCTCCTCGACCCGCGGGTTGCTGTGCACGTTCTGCTTGCTGTCGTAGGCGCGCACCGCCAGCGGATCGTCGAAGGTGAGCGTGTCGAGCAGGGCACCGGCGCTGTCCCGCAGCCGCAGCTCGAACGGCCCGGTCGAGCCGCGCAGCGTCGAGGTGAAGCCCCGGTCGATCTCCAACAGGGTCGGCGCGACCCCACCCTTCGACACCCGCAGCCCGAGCCGCAGGTGCGCGCCCTTCGTCGGGTCGGTGTAGTCGACCGTCGGTGCCGGCTGGACCGGCGCCGACGTGGTGGGCGTGGCCTGCGCCGCGATGGCACCGGCCGCGATGGCCGGCAGGGCCAGGACCGCCACGGCGAGCAGGCGGACGCGTCGGCTCAGCATTGTGCCCTCCCACATTTCGCGTACGTCGCCTCGGCCGCCCGCAGGTCGTCGGCGCGCTCGACGGTGTTGTCGATCATCACGTCGGACATCGGCCCGTCGCTGCGCCACCAACCGGTCCGCGTGGTGCCATTGGTGATCTCGTTGCAGGTGCTGGCGACGGAGCCGTTGCGCTGGCAGTCGGTGAGCGAGCCGTAGTCGTTGATCCCCGCCCCATACCAGTAGCCGCCGTCGCAGCAGTATTCGTCGCCCTCGTGGTAGGCGTCGTGATGGAACTCGTGCCACCCGACGGTCGGCGAGTCGGCGGTGAAGATGTTGCCGGAGGCGTTGTCGCGGCAGTTGACGGTGTGCAGGATGCCGTTGGCCTCGGCGAAGCTCACCGGGCCGAACGGTCCGCGCTCGCACAGGGCGTCGCCGTTGGGGCTGACCTTCACCTCGACCGGCACGTTCTGCACCCAGATGCCGACCTGCGACCAGTGTGTGGCGATCGAACTCGGGTTGATCTGCCCGCGTACGCCGAGCAACTGCCACGCGTTGTCGTCGACGGCGTTGCCGAACTGCCGGGCGCCGTTGGTGGTCGAGGTGTCGTAGCCGGTGCCGGGCGCGTACGCCACGTCCAGGGTCTCGTTCAGCGCCCGGGTGTTGACCAGTCCGCTCTTGTTGACCGTGGCCGGCACGCTGGCCCGCCACAACGGCACCAGGGTGACCTCGGGGCCCTGTGACGGCTTCGGGGGGTTGAGGTCGGTGATCCGCCAGTCGGCCGTCGCGGTCGCCATGTCCGGCACGCCCTCGGCCTCGCTCGCGGTGATCCGGTAGGCCACCGCCTCACCGGCGATGATGTCGGCCGGGATCGTGGCCTGGCACTCGTCGGCCTGCACGCACGTCCGCACCACCCGAGGGGCAAGGGTGACCGGACGTCCGATCCAGCCGGCCGGGCTCATCTCGATGGTGATCCGGGCCGCCGGCCGGGCGGTGTGGTCGGCCGCCACCACCTTGGCGCGGATCCCGGTGCCGGGGACAGCTTGCGGGTTGACCGCCGGCACGCCGGGCTCGGCCAGCGCGTAGACCTCCAGACCGGGCGGCGGGTTGGTCGCGCTGATGACGAGGTTGGCGGCTGGGAACGTCCGCCCGTCGTCGGCGGTGCCCTGGAGGTAGTAGGCGTAGGAACCCGGGGTGGCCCAGCTTCCGTCGGCGTGCCGGCCGCTCCAGGAGAACGCGATCGGGCCTGCGCCGCGGTGCACGTCGGCGGTGCGGAAGACCTCCGCGCCCGCGCGCTGCACGACCATCCGGAACGTGCCGGCGGCCGACGCGACGGCGCTGACCACGATCGGGCCGCTGCGATACTGCCAGTTCGACGTCGGTTGGGTGGTCATGCCGGTGAACACCAACCCGACCCGCTGGATCACCTTGACCTGGGTCGTCTTGGTGGACGCCGCGTCGAGCGGGTCGGCCACCGTGATGGTGTAGGTGCCGACCGCCGCGAACGTCCCGCCCGGCAACCGGCCGTCCCAGGAGATGTTGAAGATGCCGCCGTAGAACGGCGCCTCCCAGAGCACGAACCCGGCTCCGGTCGCCTGCGCGGTGATGGTGAACCGCAGCGTCGACGGCACCGACAGCGATCCGGTGATCGGGATCGTCTCGCCGAGCCGCGGGTCGAACTCGCGGACGAGACCGATCGGATTCGGCGAACTGATGTTGATGGTCGTCGGCCGCCCGGTCACGGCCACGGAGAAGACGGCCCGCGACGGGCCGCCGCTGGTCAACCAGGTCGACGTGCCGCCGCGGCCGCCGAGCAGGCTCGTCGTCGACCAGTCCTTCGCCGTGCCCGGATTGAGGTCGGCCTGTTCCCGGCTGCCGCCCTCGGTGGAGTCGTCCTCCCACAGCTCGAAGCTGACCCGGAAGTTGCCGGTCACCGTCCGGGGCGTCGTGCAGATCGTGTTGGGCGTGGTGATGTCCGCGCCGGAGGGCGCCGGCAGCGCCATCTCACAACGCTGCTGCTGCCCGTCGTCCTGCGTGATGATCGCGACGCCGAACAGCTCGACCGGGTCGCAGAAGAACAGCCAGACCCGGTCGAGGCACTCGGTCGTGTGCATCTCGTTGGCGGTGACCGTGACGGTCGAGCCGTAGCTGGCCGCGGCCGGCGTCGCCGGCAGCACGGCACCCGCCACGACCGTGGTGAGTGCGACCGCCAGCAGCGCCCGCGCCAGTTTTCGTGTGCGTTTCACGCACCATCCCCCCTCGTACCCCGAGCCGATCGGTGGATCGGTCCGGATAACTGTGGGGATCCCGTGGCGGGCGGTGCGATACGCGGATGCGCGTATCTACTCGCGTCAGCGGCGGGCCAACCAGGCGGTCCGCACGGTGCGCACGCGGAGGTCGCCGCGACTGGCCAGACCCGCGGCGACCTTCTCCAGGGCGGCCAGGTCGGCGGCCGGCAGCCGCTCCTCGAGCCCGTGTCGCGCCCGGAGCAGCGAGAGTTCGGCATACCGCGCGGCGGCGGCCGGCAGCGGTGGCCGCAGGTCGATCTCGAAGCGGCGCTCGGTCACCGCGCCGAATCCGGCGTGGGCGATCCGGTCGCCCCAGTTCTCGTGCATGTGCAGGCCCGCCTCGTCACGCAACCGCGCCATTTCCGCGTGCGCCCGCTCCTCCACGCCCTCGTCCGCGGTGCCGACCAGGAAGCGGGGGAACGCGTCCAACTCGGCGATCACCAGCAGGCCGCCCGGCCGCAGGGCGGCGTGTGCCGACGCGAGCGCCTGCCCAGGGTCGGCCATGTGATGCATCGACGACGCGGCCCAGACCAGGTCGATCGGGCCGAAGTCGGGCCAGGGTTGGTCGAGGTCGGCCTCGACGGTGCGGACCCGGTCGCCCACCCCTGCGGCGTCGGCCCGGTGCCGCAGGTGCGCCAGCATGTCGGGCGAGACGTCGACCGCGACGACGTCGGACCCGGGAAGTTCCCTGGCGAGGGCGAGCGCGCCGGTGCCGCTCCCGGCCCCGAGGTCGACGATCCGCGGCCGGTCGGCGGCCTCGCGGCCGACCCAACCGATCAGGTCCCGGTGGTAGTCGTGCAGAACCTCGGCGTCGAGGTCGAGGATCTCGATCATGTGGTCGTGTGCCATGCGCCGACGGTAGCCGTCCGTTGCGCTAATGGCATAGAATCTTGCGTATGAAGCAAGACGGAGATCTGGAGGACACGGTCCGGCAGCGGATTCGCAGCCTGCGCGCCGCCCGCGGCTGGTCGCTCGACGAGTTGGCCGCCGCGTGCCTGCTGAGCCCGTCGACGCTGAGCCGGATCGAGACCGGCCACCGGCGGATCGCCCTCGACCAGCTCACCGCGATCGCCCGCGCCCTGGGCACCACGCTCGACCACCTCGTCGAGTCCGGCGCCGACGACGACGTGGTGATCCGCCCGCACCGCGACGCCGCGCGCGGCATCACCACCTGGCTGCTGTCGCGCGACCGGGGCCAGACCATCAGCAAGATGCGGGTCACCCGCAAGGTGCCGGCAGACCTGCGGGTGCACCCGGGCCGCGACTGGTTCACGGTGCTCTCCGGCACGATCGAGTTGCGCCTG
This genomic interval from Asanoa ferruginea contains the following:
- a CDS encoding response regulator transcription factor, which produces MTLLHTSTDQAWVRAVAAEVSALRGRPLVDATIAAVGGRLGTDLATYAELDLATLRMPAVASDRPVDRMAVRRMHDRVTTHPLFAATVRGSHPYPGPPLQVTDVLPERRWRQHEVYREVVRPQGIGVHTVALVVGSPPVLRFYQFNRDREFDGREMDLLERLQPALIALHRRATTALGPPLTEREVEVVRGIADGLTVPATARRLGLAPGTVRKHLENVHRKLGTSGPVATVMKAVELGIVEVPGQRG
- a CDS encoding class I SAM-dependent methyltransferase; this translates as MAHDHMIEILDLDAEVLHDYHRDLIGWVGREAADRPRIVDLGAGSGTGALALARELPGSDVVAVDVSPDMLAHLRHRADAAGVGDRVRTVEADLDQPWPDFGPIDLVWAASSMHHMADPGQALASAHAALRPGGLLVIAELDAFPRFLVGTADEGVEERAHAEMARLRDEAGLHMHENWGDRIAHAGFGAVTERRFEIDLRPPLPAAAARYAELSLLRARHGLEERLPAADLAALEKVAAGLASRGDLRVRTVRTAWLARR
- a CDS encoding XRE family transcriptional regulator; its protein translation is MKQDGDLEDTVRQRIRSLRAARGWSLDELAAACLLSPSTLSRIETGHRRIALDQLTAIARALGTTLDHLVESGADDDVVIRPHRDAARGITTWLLSRDRGQTISKMRVTRKVPADLRVHPGRDWFTVLSGTIELRLGERTILVGPNEAAEFSTMVPHAFGAHGGPAEILCILDHEGERTHLGPTAV